The following are encoded together in the Chiroxiphia lanceolata isolate bChiLan1 chromosome 8, bChiLan1.pri, whole genome shotgun sequence genome:
- the ATP5MD gene encoding ATP synthase membrane subunit DAPIT, mitochondrial, which translates to MAGHDSGSQHQFTGFQKYFNSYTIIGRRNYVIATYTAVALIALYFKFRPKKQTPAVADK; encoded by the exons ATGGCTGGCCATGACTCGGGATCTCAACACCAGTTCACTGGATTTCAGAAGTACTTTAATTCCTATACCATCATAGGCAGAAGGaat TATGTAATAGCAACGTACACAGCTGTTGCACTCATCGCCCTGTATTTCAAGTTTAGGCCTAAGAAGCAAACTCCTGCTGTGGCAGATAAATAA
- the TAF5 gene encoding transcription initiation factor TFIID subunit 5 codes for MAALHEEPAEVAAAQPDPEAGTPPPPPPPAVPTATAAPAAAPAAAMAAAAEGEAAAGAGDGAPAKSAAPGPAASPAALDRQTLVAVLQFLRRSNLRESEEILRREARLLGDDLGAAALSPASAGLLGGSGSDADSGEALLGRGTGAAAIAIGGSVATVATSSPGVAAVAAVPPGKVGGAVVVEDQPDVSAVLSAYNQQGDPTLYEEYYSGLKHFIECSLDCHRAELSQLFYPLFVHMYLELVYNQHESEAKSFFERFHGDQECYYQDDLRVLSSLTKKEHMKGNETMLDFRTSKFVLRISRDSYQLLKRHLQEKQNNQIWNIVQEHLYIDIFDGMPRSKQQIDAMVGSLAGEAKREANKAKVFFGLLKEPEFDVPLDDEDEEGENEEGKPKKKKPKKDNVGSKSKKQDPNAPPQNRIPLPELKDSDKLDKVMNMKEAARRVRLGPECLPSICFYTFLNAYQGLTAVDITDDSSMIVGGFADSTVRVWSVTPKKLRSVKTAADLSLIDKESDDVLERIMDEKTASELKILYGHSGPVYGTSFSPDRNYLLSCSEDGTVRLWSLQTFTCLVGYKGHNYPVWDTQFSPYGYYFVSGGHDRVARLWATDHYQPLRIFAGHLADVTCTRFHPNSNYIATGSADRTIRLWDVLNGNCVRIFTGHKGPIHSLAFSPNGRFLATGATDGRVLLWDIGHGLMVGELKGHTDTIYALRFSRDGEILASGSMDNTVRLWDAVKAFEDLETDDFTTATGHINLPENSQDLLLGTYMTKSTPVVHLHFTRRNLLLAAGAYSSQ; via the exons ATGGCGGCGCTGCATGAGGAGCCGGCGGAGGTGGCGGCGGCGCAGCCGGACCCCGAGGCGGGgacgccgccgccgccgccgccgcccgcggtGCCTACCGCCACCGCCGCTCctgccgccgctcccgccgctgcCATGGCCGCCGCGGCGGAGGgagaggcggcggcgggcgctggGGATGGGGCGCCCGCGAAGTCCGCGGCACCGGGCCCGGCCGCCTCCCCGGCGGCGCTGGACCGGCAGACCCTCGTGGCCGTGCTGCAGTTCCTGCGGCGCAGCAACCTCCGCGAGTCCGAGGAGATCCTGCGCCGCGAAGCCCGCCTGCTCGGCGACGACCTGGGCGCCGCCGCGCTCAGCCCCGCCAGCGCCGGGCTCCTGGGGGGCTCCGGCAGCGACGCGGACTCCGGAGAGGCGCTGCTCGGCCGGGGCACCGGCGCTGCCGCCATCGCCATCGGAGGCAGCGTCGCCACTGTCGCGACTTCCAGCCCCGGGGTGGCCGCAGTTGCCGCCGTGCCGCCGGGGAAAG TCGGAGGTGCCGTGGTTGTGGAGGATCAGCCAGACGTGAGTGCAGTGCTGTCGGCCTACAACCAGCAAGGGGACCCGACGCTGTACGAGGAGTACTACAGCGGGTTGAAACACTTCATCGAGTGTTCCCTGGACTGTCATCGAGCAGAGTTGTCTCAGCTGTTTTATCCTCTCTTTGTGCACATGTACTTGGAATTGGTCTACAATCAACACGAGAGTGAGGCAAAGTCTTTTTTTGAAAG GTTTCATGGGGATCAGGAGTGCTATTACCAGGATGACCTGCGTGTACTGTCTAGCTTAACCAAAAAAGAGCATATGAAAGGTAATGAGACCATGCTGGATTTCCGAACAAGCAAGTTTGTGCTGCGTATTTCCCGTGACTCTTACCAACTCTTGAAGAGGCAtcttcaggaaaagcagaacaatCAGATCTGGAACATTGTTCAGGAGCATCTTTACATTGATATCTTTGATGGAATGCCTCGCAGCAAACAACAGATAGATGCTATGGTTGGAAGCTTGGCTGGGGAGGCAAAACGAGAGGCTAATAAAGCAAAG GTTTTCTTTGGCTTATTGAAAGAACCAGAGTTTGATGTGCCTTTGgatgatgaagatgaagaaggagaaaatgaggaaggaaagccaaagaagaaaaaacctaaaaaagaTAATGTAGGGtcaaaaagtaaaaagcaagaCCCTAATGCTCCTCCCCAAAACAG AATTCCTCTGCCTGAACTGAAAGACTCTGACAAGCTGGATAAAGTAATGAATATGAAGGAAGCTGCAAGGCGTGTGCGTCTTGGCCCAGAGTGCCTGCCCTCCATCTGTTTCTACACATTCCTTAACGCTTACCAG GGTCTGACTGCAGTGGATATTACAGATGACTCCAGCATGATTGTAGGAGGCTTTGCTGACTCCACTGTCAGAGTGTGGTCTGTGACTCCAAAAAAGCTACGTAgtgtgaaaacagcagcag ACCTCAGTCTTATCGACAAAGAATCGGATGATGTCTTGGAGAGGATCATGGATGAGAAAACAGCAAGTGAGTTGAAGATTTTATATGGTCACAGTGGACCTGTCTATGGCACCAGCTTCAGTCCTGATAG GAACTATCTGTTGTCCTGCTCTGAGGATGGCACTGTCAGACTGTGGAGTCTCCAAACATTCACCTGTTTGGTGGGATATAAAGGACACAACTATCCAGTATGGGATACACAGTTCTCTCCTTATGGTTATTACTTTGTGTCAGGGGGACACGACAGAGTGGCTCG TCTGTGGGCAACAGATCACTATCAGCCACTACGGATATTTGCTGGCCATCTTGCTGATGTCACGTGTACCCGATTTCATCCGAATTCCAACTATATTGCCACAGGCTCAGCAGACAGGACTATACGACTCTGGGATGTTTTGAATGGGAATTGTGTGAGAATATTCACTGGACATAAG GGACCAATTCATTCATTGGCATTTTCCCCTAATGGAAGATTCCTGGCTACTGGAGCAACAGATGGAAGAGTTCTGCTGTGGGATATCGGACATGGCTTGATGGTTGGCGAATTGAAAGGGCACACTGACACTATCTACGCGCTCAGATTCAGTAGAGATGGGGAGATTTTAGCATCAG gttcAATGGATAACACAGTTCGTCTGTGGGATGCTGTGAAGGCTTTTGAAGATTTAGAAACTGATGACTTTACTACAGCCACTGGACACATAAACTTGCCTGAAAACTCACAGGACTTGTTACTGGGTACCTACATGACCAAATCAACCCCAGTTGTTCATCTCCATTTCACACGCAGGAACCTGCTGCTGGCTGCGGGAGCCTACAGTTCACAGTGA
- the PCGF6 gene encoding polycomb group RING finger protein 6 encodes MLPAPRRDPRRSRSVDMEEGAGSGVSGPSSADGAGAGAGPAPADEDRDMEGAPSCSGSRSVPFEFQRSRSESTGDEDDDDDEDDDEEEEELEGHAGARFGTDDGEHDSGDDRERMINLTELTPYILCSICKGYFIDATTITECLHTFCKSCIVRHFYYSNRCPKCNIVVHQTQPLYNIRLDRQLQDIVYKLVVNLEEREKKQMHDFYKERGLEVPKPAVPQPVPTSRGRPRKVLGSVFRIPPELDISILLEFIGANEGTGNFKPLEKKFVRVSGEATIGHVEKFLRRKMDLDPACQVDIICGDHLLEHYQTLREIRQVIGESAVQDGLLVLHYGLVVSPLT; translated from the exons ATGCTCCCGGCGCCGCGGAGAGACCCGCGGCGATCGCGGTCCGTGGACATGGAGGAGGGCGCTGGGAGCGGGGTCTCGGGGCCGTCGAGCGCGGATGGagcgggagcaggagcaggCCCGGCCCCGGCCGATGAGGACCGGGACATGGAGGGGGCCCCCAGCTGCTCGGGGTCGCGCTCCGTCCCCTTCGAGTTCCAGCGGAGCCGCTCGGAGTCCACCGGCGATGAGGACGACGACGACGACGAAGACGACGacgaggaggaagaggagctggaggggcacGCCGGGGCTCGGTTCGGGACGGATGACGGGGAGCACGACTCGGGCGACGACCGGGAG CGTATGATAAACCTCACAGAGTTGACCCCTTATATCCTGTGTTCCATCTGCAAAGGTTACTTTATTGATGCTACAACTATTACAGAATGTCTGCACACCT TTTGTAAAAGCTGCATCGTGAGACACTTCTACTATAGCAACAGATGTCCAAAATGCAATATTGTTGTACATCAGACACAGCCCCTTTATAATATCAG ACTGGACCGGCAACTGCAAGACATAGTCTATAAATTAGTTGTCAATCTTGAGGAAA gagagaaaaaacaaatgcatgACTTCTATAAAGAAAGAGGATTAGAAGTGCCCAAACCAG CTGTCCCACAGCCAGTTCCAACGAGCAGAGGAAGACCTCGTAAGGTTCTAGGCTCAGTGTTCCGGATTCCACCGGAACTTGACATCTCCATACTTCTGGAGTTTATTGG agctaaCGAAGGCACAGGGAATTTTAAG CCTTTGGAAAAGAAGTTTGTGCGTGTTTCTGGGGAGGCAACAATTGGACATGTGGAGAAattcctcagaagaaaaatggatcTGGACCCTGCTTGTCAG GTGGACATAATATGTGGTGATCACCTGCTGGAGCACTACCAGACACTGAGGGAAATTCGTCAGGTCATAGGAGAGAGCGCAGTGCAG GATGGTTTGCTTGTACTGCACTATGGCCTGGTGGTATCTCCGCTAACTTAA